One Sphingobium sp. CAP-1 genomic region harbors:
- a CDS encoding carotenoid oxygenase family protein yields the protein MRSKAVGRFPDTIHFTGLNTPVGIEWSARNLDVIGEIPAEIDGAFFRAVPDPAHMPMFADDIVLSGDGMVAKFTIQDGKVDYAIRYVETERYTLEKEARRALFGRYRNPFTDDPAVAGRDRTVANTTPVWHGGRLFMTKEDGLGYEVDPDTLETIGRWDYHGAFTSQTFTAHPRVDPQTGEMFFFGYEADGLCSTKIAYAIADRDGNLTSEIWFDQPYCSTIHDFAITENYAIFPIFPTTADLDRLKAGGAHWAHQQDLESWVGIMPRYGKAEEMRWFRGRPGISAFHLVNAYEEGGLIHLDLCLSDTNAFGFMREAGGIQRDQRDVQGGLTRWTFDMAKAGESYEERLLGPLGDMPRLRDADQGQPYRAAWYLSINPQGGPPLPGGPVGVAFNMMLRIEPGNGRIDVMGLEPGMAINEPVHVPSAQPDHEGWLLMLVDRQAGEADFRSELWVVDAGAIAAGPVARVPMPLPMRAQVHGAWVSSAQLAAAKVRQRA from the coding sequence ATGAGGAGCAAAGCAGTGGGACGCTTTCCCGATACGATCCATTTTACCGGGCTCAATACGCCCGTTGGCATCGAATGGTCGGCGCGCAATCTGGATGTGATTGGCGAGATTCCGGCGGAGATTGACGGCGCCTTCTTTCGCGCGGTGCCCGATCCGGCGCACATGCCGATGTTTGCGGACGACATTGTCCTTTCGGGCGACGGCATGGTCGCGAAATTCACGATTCAGGATGGCAAGGTCGATTATGCCATCCGTTATGTCGAAACCGAGCGCTATACGCTGGAGAAGGAGGCGCGCAGGGCGCTGTTCGGCCGCTATCGCAACCCCTTTACCGACGATCCCGCCGTCGCCGGGCGCGACCGCACCGTCGCGAATACCACGCCGGTCTGGCATGGCGGGCGGCTGTTCATGACCAAGGAGGATGGCCTTGGCTATGAGGTCGATCCCGATACGCTGGAGACGATCGGCCGCTGGGACTATCATGGCGCCTTCACGTCGCAAACCTTCACCGCCCATCCGCGCGTCGACCCGCAGACGGGAGAGATGTTCTTCTTCGGCTATGAAGCGGACGGGCTGTGTTCGACGAAGATCGCTTATGCCATCGCTGATCGCGACGGCAATCTGACGAGCGAAATATGGTTCGATCAGCCCTATTGCTCGACCATCCATGATTTCGCCATCACCGAAAATTATGCGATCTTTCCGATCTTTCCGACCACGGCCGATCTGGATCGGCTGAAGGCGGGCGGGGCGCACTGGGCGCATCAGCAGGATCTGGAAAGCTGGGTCGGCATCATGCCGCGATATGGCAAGGCGGAGGAGATGCGCTGGTTCAGGGGGCGACCGGGCATTTCCGCCTTCCATCTGGTCAACGCCTATGAAGAGGGTGGTCTGATCCATCTCGACCTGTGCCTGTCGGATACCAATGCTTTCGGGTTTATGCGCGAGGCAGGCGGCATCCAGCGGGATCAGCGCGACGTGCAGGGTGGCCTGACCCGATGGACCTTCGACATGGCCAAGGCGGGCGAAAGCTATGAGGAGCGGCTGCTGGGACCGCTGGGCGACATGCCGCGGTTGCGCGATGCCGACCAGGGGCAGCCCTATCGGGCGGCCTGGTATCTGTCGATCAATCCGCAGGGTGGCCCGCCTCTGCCGGGCGGCCCGGTGGGCGTGGCGTTCAACATGATGCTGCGGATCGAGCCGGGCAATGGCCGCATCGATGTCATGGGGCTGGAGCCGGGCATGGCGATCAATGAACCGGTCCATGTTCCATCCGCCCAGCCCGATCATGAAGGCTGGCTGCTGATGCTGGTCGATCGTCAGGCAGGCGAGGCGGATTTCAGGTCCGAACTTTGGGTGGTGGATGCCGGGGCGATCGCCGCCGGGCCGGTCGCCCGCGTACCGATGCCGTTGCCGATGCGGGCGCAGGTGCATGGCGCCTGGGTGTCGTCGGCGCAACTGGCGGCAGCAAAAGTGCGGCAACGCGCTTGA